Proteins found in one Bradysia coprophila strain Holo2 chromosome X unlocalized genomic scaffold, BU_Bcop_v1 contig_35, whole genome shotgun sequence genomic segment:
- the LOC119069484 gene encoding eukaryotic translation initiation factor 3 subunit A isoform X1: MHSSYWQSVTVLVLLVIISTKFSEVSSNCSDRRGLCITENRIDRQDRQVLFQKGHRDNASDRSFRDSLRREIAADRVRQTHSGNRDEQRRSTYIQSRSEQHNRLGANLRRNFIRNDISTTSRNILRGERVNHRFSEIREVDHQRSEDRRISEDRLDRRVRDDLRIGEDRVERRIGEDRLDQREDSVDSRRSGDRLDRREDRVDGRRSGDQLDRREDRVDSQRSVDRLDRREVRVDSRRSEDRLDQREDRVDNRRSGDRLDQREDRVDNRRSGDRLNRRDDRVDSRRSEDRLDQREDRADNRRSGDRLNRRDDRVDSRRSEDRLDQREDRVDSRLNRREDRVDNRRSEDRLDQREDRADNRRSGDRLNRRDDRVDSRRSEDRLDQREDRVDSRLNRREDRVDNRRSEDRLNRREDRADSRRSVDRLNRREDRADSRRSGDRLERRENRVDSRRSEDRLDRREDRVNIRRSEDRMNRLEDRVDRQRSEDRLDRREDRVDRQRSEDRLNRREDRLNSENRMDRREDRVDSRRNEDRLDRREDRVTSRRSEDRIDRHEDRVDSRSEDRLDRRENRRRSADRMDRREDRADRENTMNRRVRESRMDRRVPVTERETLVRMDNRDVLIQRMQYERDNFLDGMRSRKVRRTNLNRMEQREMRRLDFEDQERKDILKHEQRHEELRETRPDHERFNGNSEGRRDDSRRRDMLYIDSQNIEMKRPASVYPIELTWNVCQALLVGAIVLQLLKYKNDMGELKGFNGCHFPLLSPVKAL, encoded by the exons ATGCACTCAAGTTATTGGCAATCCGTAACAGTATTAGTATTGCTGGTTATAATTTCAACCAAGTTTTCGGAAGTTTCGTCTAACTGTAGCGATAGACGTGGACTTTGTATCACTGAAAATCGCATCGATCGTCAGGACAGGCAAGTTCTATTCCAGAAAGGACATCGGGACAATGCATCAGATCGCTCGTTTCGCGACAGTTTAAGGCGAGAAATTGCTGCTGATCGTGTCCGACAAACTCATTCTGGCAATCGGGACGAACAGAGAAGATCAACCTATATACAGTCTCGTTCCGAACAACATAACCGACTTGGAGCTAATTTGCGACGCAATTTCATCAGAAACGATATCTCAACGACGTCTCGTAATATTTTGAGAGGAGAACGCGTAAATCATCGATTCAGTGAAATCCGTGAAGTGGATCATCAAAGAAGTGAAGACCGACGAATTAGTGAAGATCGATTGGATCGTCGAGTACGTGATGATCTGCGAATTGGTGAAGACAGAGTAGAAAGACGAATTGGTGAAGATCGATTGGACCAACGTGAAGACAGTGTAGATAGTAGAAGAAGTGGAGATCGATTGGACCGACGTGAAGATCGTGTAGATGGTCGAAGAAGTGGAGATCAATTGGACCGACGTGAAGACCGTGTAGATAGTCAAAGAAGTGTAGATCGATTGGACCGACGTGAAGTTCGAGTAGATAGTCGAAGAAGTGAAGATCGATTGGACCAACGTGAAGATCGTGTAGATAATCGAAGAAGTGGAGATCGATTGGACCAACGTGAAGATCGTGTAGATAATCGAAGAAGTGGAGATCGATTGAACCGACGTGACGATCGTGTAGATAGCCGAAGAAGTGAAGATCGATTGGACCAACGTGAAGATCGTGCAGATAATCGAAGAAGTGGAGATCGATTGAACCGACGTGACGATCGTGTAGATAGCCGAAGAAGTGAAGATCGATTGGACCAACGTGAAGATCGGGTAGATAGCCGATTGAACCGACGTGAAGATCGTGTAGATAATAGAAGAAGTGAAGATCGATTGGACCAACGTGAAGATCGTGCAGATAATCGAAGAAGTGGAGATCGATTGAACCGACGTGACGATCGTGTAGATAGCCGAAGAAGTGAAGATCGATTGGACCAACGTGAAGATCGGGTAGATAGCCGATTGAACCGACGTGAAGATCGTGTAGATAATAGAAGAAGTGAAGATCGATTGAACCGACGTGAAGATCGTGCAGATAGTCGAAGAAGTGTAGATCGATTGAACCGACGTGAGGATCGTGCAGATAGTCGAAGAAGTGGAGATCGATTGGAACGACGTGAAAATCGTGTAGATAGTCGAAGAAGTGAAGATCGACTGGACCGACGTGAAGATCGTGTAAATATCAGAAGAAGTGAAGATCGAATGAATCGACTAGAAGATCGTGTAGATCGTCAAAGAAGTGAAGATCGATTGGATCGACGTGAAGATCGTGTAGATCGTCAAAGAAGTGAAGATCGACTGAACCGGCGTGAAGATCGTCTAAACAGTGAAAATCGAATGGACCGACGTGAAGACCGTGTAGATAGTCGAAGAAATGAAGATCGATTGGACCGACGTGAAGATCGAGTAACAAGTCGACGAAGTGAAGATCGAATTGACCGACACGAAGACCGTGTAGATAGTCGAAGTGAAGATCGATTGGATCGACGTGAAAATCGTCGAAGAAGTGCAGATCGAATGGACCGGCGTGAAGATCGTGCAGATCGTGAAAATACGATGAATCGTCGAGTTCGCGAAAGCCGTATGGATCGAAGAGTTCCTGTAACTGAAAGAGAGACTCTAGTCCGAATGGATAATCGAGATGTACTTATTCAGCGTATGCAATATGAACGCGACAATTTCCTTGATGGTATGCGCTCACGCAAAGTCAGACGAACAAACTTAAATCGAATGGAGCAGAGAGAAATGCGAAGACTTGATTTCGAAGACCAAGAAAGGAAAGACATATTGAAGCACGAACAACGACACGAAGAATTACGTGAAACAAGACCTGATCACGAACGCTTTAATGGCAATTCTGAGGGACGTCGAGACGATTCTCGAAGAAGAGACATGTTGTACATTGACAGCcaaaacattgaaatgaaGCGACCCGCAAGTGTTTATCCCATCGAACTGACTTGGAATGTTTGCCAGGCTCTCTTAGTCGGTGCAATCGTGTTGCAGCTTCTTAAGTACAAAAACGACATGGGCGAATTGAAGGG CTTCAATGGTTGTCACTTCCCACTGCTGTCTCCCGTCAAAGCCTTGTAA
- the LOC119069484 gene encoding S-antigen protein isoform X3 — MHSSYWQSVTVLVLLVIISTKFSEVSSNCSDRRGLCITENRIDRQDRQVLFQKGHRDNASDRSFRDSLRREIAADRVRQTHSGNRDEQRRSTYIQSRSEQHNRLGANLRRNFIRNDISTTSRNILRGERVNHRFSEIREVDHQRSEDRRISEDRLDRRVRDDLRIGEDRVERRIGEDRLDQREDSVDSRRSGDRLDRREDRVDGRRSGDQLDRREDRVDSQRSVDRLDRREVRVDSRRSEDRLDQREDRVDNRRSGDRLDQREDRVDNRRSGDRLNRRDDRVDSRRSEDRLDQREDRADNRRSGDRLNRRDDRVDSRRSEDRLDQREDRVDSRLNRREDRVDNRRSEDRLDQREDRADNRRSGDRLNRRDDRVDSRRSEDRLDQREDRVDSRLNRREDRVDNRRSEDRLNRREDRADSRRSVDRLNRREDRADSRRSGDRLERRENRVDSRRSEDRLDRREDRVNIRRSEDRMNRLEDRVDRQRSEDRLDRREDRVDRQRSEDRVDSRRNEDRLDRREDRVTSRRSEDRIDRHEDRVDSRSEDRLDRRENRRRSADRMDRREDRADRENTMNRRVRESRMDRRVPVTERETLVRMDNRDVLIQRMQYERDNFLDGMRSRKVRRTNLNRMEQREMRRLDFEDQERKDILKHEQRHEELRETRPDHERFNGNSEGRRDDSRRRDMLYIDSQNIEMKRPASVYPIELTWNVCQALLVGAIVLQLLKYKNDMGELKGFNGCHFPLLSPVKAL, encoded by the exons ATGCACTCAAGTTATTGGCAATCCGTAACAGTATTAGTATTGCTGGTTATAATTTCAACCAAGTTTTCGGAAGTTTCGTCTAACTGTAGCGATAGACGTGGACTTTGTATCACTGAAAATCGCATCGATCGTCAGGACAGGCAAGTTCTATTCCAGAAAGGACATCGGGACAATGCATCAGATCGCTCGTTTCGCGACAGTTTAAGGCGAGAAATTGCTGCTGATCGTGTCCGACAAACTCATTCTGGCAATCGGGACGAACAGAGAAGATCAACCTATATACAGTCTCGTTCCGAACAACATAACCGACTTGGAGCTAATTTGCGACGCAATTTCATCAGAAACGATATCTCAACGACGTCTCGTAATATTTTGAGAGGAGAACGCGTAAATCATCGATTCAGTGAAATCCGTGAAGTGGATCATCAAAGAAGTGAAGACCGACGAATTAGTGAAGATCGATTGGATCGTCGAGTACGTGATGATCTGCGAATTGGTGAAGACAGAGTAGAAAGACGAATTGGTGAAGATCGATTGGACCAACGTGAAGACAGTGTAGATAGTAGAAGAAGTGGAGATCGATTGGACCGACGTGAAGATCGTGTAGATGGTCGAAGAAGTGGAGATCAATTGGACCGACGTGAAGACCGTGTAGATAGTCAAAGAAGTGTAGATCGATTGGACCGACGTGAAGTTCGAGTAGATAGTCGAAGAAGTGAAGATCGATTGGACCAACGTGAAGATCGTGTAGATAATCGAAGAAGTGGAGATCGATTGGACCAACGTGAAGATCGTGTAGATAATCGAAGAAGTGGAGATCGATTGAACCGACGTGACGATCGTGTAGATAGCCGAAGAAGTGAAGATCGATTGGACCAACGTGAAGATCGTGCAGATAATCGAAGAAGTGGAGATCGATTGAACCGACGTGACGATCGTGTAGATAGCCGAAGAAGTGAAGATCGATTGGACCAACGTGAAGATCGGGTAGATAGCCGATTGAACCGACGTGAAGATCGTGTAGATAATAGAAGAAGTGAAGATCGATTGGACCAACGTGAAGATCGTGCAGATAATCGAAGAAGTGGAGATCGATTGAACCGACGTGACGATCGTGTAGATAGCCGAAGAAGTGAAGATCGATTGGACCAACGTGAAGATCGGGTAGATAGCCGATTGAACCGACGTGAAGATCGTGTAGATAATAGAAGAAGTGAAGATCGATTGAACCGACGTGAAGATCGTGCAGATAGTCGAAGAAGTGTAGATCGATTGAACCGACGTGAGGATCGTGCAGATAGTCGAAGAAGTGGAGATCGATTGGAACGACGTGAAAATCGTGTAGATAGTCGAAGAAGTGAAGATCGACTGGACCGACGTGAAGATCGTGTAAATATCAGAAGAAGTGAAGATCGAATGAATCGACTAGAAGATCGTGTAGATCGTCAAAGAAGTGAAGATCGATTGGATCGACGTGAAGATCGTGTAGATCGTCAAAGAAGTGAAGATCGA GTAGATAGTCGAAGAAATGAAGATCGATTGGACCGACGTGAAGATCGAGTAACAAGTCGACGAAGTGAAGATCGAATTGACCGACACGAAGACCGTGTAGATAGTCGAAGTGAAGATCGATTGGATCGACGTGAAAATCGTCGAAGAAGTGCAGATCGAATGGACCGGCGTGAAGATCGTGCAGATCGTGAAAATACGATGAATCGTCGAGTTCGCGAAAGCCGTATGGATCGAAGAGTTCCTGTAACTGAAAGAGAGACTCTAGTCCGAATGGATAATCGAGATGTACTTATTCAGCGTATGCAATATGAACGCGACAATTTCCTTGATGGTATGCGCTCACGCAAAGTCAGACGAACAAACTTAAATCGAATGGAGCAGAGAGAAATGCGAAGACTTGATTTCGAAGACCAAGAAAGGAAAGACATATTGAAGCACGAACAACGACACGAAGAATTACGTGAAACAAGACCTGATCACGAACGCTTTAATGGCAATTCTGAGGGACGTCGAGACGATTCTCGAAGAAGAGACATGTTGTACATTGACAGCcaaaacattgaaatgaaGCGACCCGCAAGTGTTTATCCCATCGAACTGACTTGGAATGTTTGCCAGGCTCTCTTAGTCGGTGCAATCGTGTTGCAGCTTCTTAAGTACAAAAACGACATGGGCGAATTGAAGGG CTTCAATGGTTGTCACTTCCCACTGCTGTCTCCCGTCAAAGCCTTGTAA
- the LOC119069484 gene encoding zinc finger CCCH domain-containing protein 13 isoform X2 — translation MHSSYWQSVTVLVLLVIISTKFSEVSSNCSDRRGLCITENRIDRQDRQVLFQKGHRDNASDRSFRDSLRREIAADRVRQTHSGNRDEQRRSTYIQSRSEQHNRLGANLRRNFIRNDISTTSRNILRGERVNHRFSEIREVDHQRSEDRRISEDRLDRRVRDDLRIGEDRVERRIGEDRLDQREDSVDSRRSGDRLDRREDRVDGRRSGDQLDRREDRVDSQRSVDRLDRREVRVDSRRSEDRLDQREDRVDNRRSGDRLDQREDRVDNRRSGDRLNRRDDRVDSRRSEDRLDQREDRADNRRSGDRLNRRDDRVDSRRSEDRLDQREDRVDSRLNRREDRVDNRRSEDRLDQREDRADNRRSGDRLNRRDDRVDSRRSEDRLDQREDRVDSRLNRREDRVDNRRSEDRLNRREDRADSRRSVDRLNRREDRADSRRSGDRLERRENRVDSRRSEDRLDRREDRVNIRRSEDRMNRLEDRVDRQRSEDRLDRREDRVDRQRSEDRLNRREDRLNSENRMDRREDRVDSRRNEDRLDRREDRVDSRSEDRLDRRENRRRSADRMDRREDRADRENTMNRRVRESRMDRRVPVTERETLVRMDNRDVLIQRMQYERDNFLDGMRSRKVRRTNLNRMEQREMRRLDFEDQERKDILKHEQRHEELRETRPDHERFNGNSEGRRDDSRRRDMLYIDSQNIEMKRPASVYPIELTWNVCQALLVGAIVLQLLKYKNDMGELKGFNGCHFPLLSPVKAL, via the exons ATGCACTCAAGTTATTGGCAATCCGTAACAGTATTAGTATTGCTGGTTATAATTTCAACCAAGTTTTCGGAAGTTTCGTCTAACTGTAGCGATAGACGTGGACTTTGTATCACTGAAAATCGCATCGATCGTCAGGACAGGCAAGTTCTATTCCAGAAAGGACATCGGGACAATGCATCAGATCGCTCGTTTCGCGACAGTTTAAGGCGAGAAATTGCTGCTGATCGTGTCCGACAAACTCATTCTGGCAATCGGGACGAACAGAGAAGATCAACCTATATACAGTCTCGTTCCGAACAACATAACCGACTTGGAGCTAATTTGCGACGCAATTTCATCAGAAACGATATCTCAACGACGTCTCGTAATATTTTGAGAGGAGAACGCGTAAATCATCGATTCAGTGAAATCCGTGAAGTGGATCATCAAAGAAGTGAAGACCGACGAATTAGTGAAGATCGATTGGATCGTCGAGTACGTGATGATCTGCGAATTGGTGAAGACAGAGTAGAAAGACGAATTGGTGAAGATCGATTGGACCAACGTGAAGACAGTGTAGATAGTAGAAGAAGTGGAGATCGATTGGACCGACGTGAAGATCGTGTAGATGGTCGAAGAAGTGGAGATCAATTGGACCGACGTGAAGACCGTGTAGATAGTCAAAGAAGTGTAGATCGATTGGACCGACGTGAAGTTCGAGTAGATAGTCGAAGAAGTGAAGATCGATTGGACCAACGTGAAGATCGTGTAGATAATCGAAGAAGTGGAGATCGATTGGACCAACGTGAAGATCGTGTAGATAATCGAAGAAGTGGAGATCGATTGAACCGACGTGACGATCGTGTAGATAGCCGAAGAAGTGAAGATCGATTGGACCAACGTGAAGATCGTGCAGATAATCGAAGAAGTGGAGATCGATTGAACCGACGTGACGATCGTGTAGATAGCCGAAGAAGTGAAGATCGATTGGACCAACGTGAAGATCGGGTAGATAGCCGATTGAACCGACGTGAAGATCGTGTAGATAATAGAAGAAGTGAAGATCGATTGGACCAACGTGAAGATCGTGCAGATAATCGAAGAAGTGGAGATCGATTGAACCGACGTGACGATCGTGTAGATAGCCGAAGAAGTGAAGATCGATTGGACCAACGTGAAGATCGGGTAGATAGCCGATTGAACCGACGTGAAGATCGTGTAGATAATAGAAGAAGTGAAGATCGATTGAACCGACGTGAAGATCGTGCAGATAGTCGAAGAAGTGTAGATCGATTGAACCGACGTGAGGATCGTGCAGATAGTCGAAGAAGTGGAGATCGATTGGAACGACGTGAAAATCGTGTAGATAGTCGAAGAAGTGAAGATCGACTGGACCGACGTGAAGATCGTGTAAATATCAGAAGAAGTGAAGATCGAATGAATCGACTAGAAGATCGTGTAGATCGTCAAAGAAGTGAAGATCGATTGGATCGACGTGAAGATCGTGTAGATCGTCAAAGAAGTGAAGATCGACTGAACCGGCGTGAAGATCGTCTAAACAGTGAAAATCGAATGGACCGACGTGAAGACCGTGTAGATAGTCGAAGAAATGAAGATCGATTGGACCGACGTGAAG ACCGTGTAGATAGTCGAAGTGAAGATCGATTGGATCGACGTGAAAATCGTCGAAGAAGTGCAGATCGAATGGACCGGCGTGAAGATCGTGCAGATCGTGAAAATACGATGAATCGTCGAGTTCGCGAAAGCCGTATGGATCGAAGAGTTCCTGTAACTGAAAGAGAGACTCTAGTCCGAATGGATAATCGAGATGTACTTATTCAGCGTATGCAATATGAACGCGACAATTTCCTTGATGGTATGCGCTCACGCAAAGTCAGACGAACAAACTTAAATCGAATGGAGCAGAGAGAAATGCGAAGACTTGATTTCGAAGACCAAGAAAGGAAAGACATATTGAAGCACGAACAACGACACGAAGAATTACGTGAAACAAGACCTGATCACGAACGCTTTAATGGCAATTCTGAGGGACGTCGAGACGATTCTCGAAGAAGAGACATGTTGTACATTGACAGCcaaaacattgaaatgaaGCGACCCGCAAGTGTTTATCCCATCGAACTGACTTGGAATGTTTGCCAGGCTCTCTTAGTCGGTGCAATCGTGTTGCAGCTTCTTAAGTACAAAAACGACATGGGCGAATTGAAGGG CTTCAATGGTTGTCACTTCCCACTGCTGTCTCCCGTCAAAGCCTTGTAA
- the LOC119069484 gene encoding S-antigen protein isoform X4 gives MHSSYWQSVTVLVLLVIISTKFSEVSSNCSDRRGLCITENRIDRQDRQVLFQKGHRDNASDRSFRDSLRREIAADRVRQTHSGNRDEQRRSTYIQSRSEQHNRLGANLRRNFIRNDISTTSRNILRGERVNHRFSEIREVDHQRSEDRRISEDRLDRRVRDDLRIGEDRVERRIGEDRLDQREDSVDSRRSGDRLDRREDRVDGRRSGDQLDRREDRVDSQRSVDRLDRREVRVDSRRSEDRLDQREDRVDNRRSGDRLDQREDRVDNRRSGDRLNRRDDRVDSRRSEDRLDQREDRADNRRSGDRLNRRDDRVDSRRSEDRLDQREDRVDSRLNRREDRVDNRRSEDRLDQREDRADNRRSGDRLNRRDDRVDSRRSGDRLERRENRVDSRRSEDRLDRREDRVNIRRSEDRMNRLEDRVDRQRSEDRLDRREDRVDRQRSEDRLNRREDRLNSENRMDRREDRVDSRRNEDRLDRREDRVTSRRSEDRIDRHEDRVDSRSEDRLDRRENRRRSADRMDRREDRADRENTMNRRVRESRMDRRVPVTERETLVRMDNRDVLIQRMQYERDNFLDGMRSRKVRRTNLNRMEQREMRRLDFEDQERKDILKHEQRHEELRETRPDHERFNGNSEGRRDDSRRRDMLYIDSQNIEMKRPASVYPIELTWNVCQALLVGAIVLQLLKYKNDMGELKGFNGCHFPLLSPVKAL, from the exons ATGCACTCAAGTTATTGGCAATCCGTAACAGTATTAGTATTGCTGGTTATAATTTCAACCAAGTTTTCGGAAGTTTCGTCTAACTGTAGCGATAGACGTGGACTTTGTATCACTGAAAATCGCATCGATCGTCAGGACAGGCAAGTTCTATTCCAGAAAGGACATCGGGACAATGCATCAGATCGCTCGTTTCGCGACAGTTTAAGGCGAGAAATTGCTGCTGATCGTGTCCGACAAACTCATTCTGGCAATCGGGACGAACAGAGAAGATCAACCTATATACAGTCTCGTTCCGAACAACATAACCGACTTGGAGCTAATTTGCGACGCAATTTCATCAGAAACGATATCTCAACGACGTCTCGTAATATTTTGAGAGGAGAACGCGTAAATCATCGATTCAGTGAAATCCGTGAAGTGGATCATCAAAGAAGTGAAGACCGACGAATTAGTGAAGATCGATTGGATCGTCGAGTACGTGATGATCTGCGAATTGGTGAAGACAGAGTAGAAAGACGAATTGGTGAAGATCGATTGGACCAACGTGAAGACAGTGTAGATAGTAGAAGAAGTGGAGATCGATTGGACCGACGTGAAGATCGTGTAGATGGTCGAAGAAGTGGAGATCAATTGGACCGACGTGAAGACCGTGTAGATAGTCAAAGAAGTGTAGATCGATTGGACCGACGTGAAGTTCGAGTAGATAGTCGAAGAAGTGAAGATCGATTGGACCAACGTGAAGATCGTGTAGATAATCGAAGAAGTGGAGATCGATTGGACCAACGTGAAGATCGTGTAGATAATCGAAGAAGTGGAGATCGATTGAACCGACGTGACGATCGTGTAGATAGCCGAAGAAGTGAAGATCGATTGGACCAACGTGAAGATCGTGCAGATAATCGAAGAAGTGGAGATCGATTGAACCGACGTGACGATCGTGTAGATAGCCGAAGAAGTGAAGATCGATTGGACCAACGTGAAGATCGGGTAGATAGCCGATTGAACCGACGTGAAGATCGTGTAGATAATAGAAGAAGTGAAGATCGATTGGACCAACGTGAAGATCGTGCAGATAATCGAAGAAGTGGAGATCGATTGAACCGACGTGACGATCGTGTAG ATAGTCGAAGAAGTGGAGATCGATTGGAACGACGTGAAAATCGTGTAGATAGTCGAAGAAGTGAAGATCGACTGGACCGACGTGAAGATCGTGTAAATATCAGAAGAAGTGAAGATCGAATGAATCGACTAGAAGATCGTGTAGATCGTCAAAGAAGTGAAGATCGATTGGATCGACGTGAAGATCGTGTAGATCGTCAAAGAAGTGAAGATCGACTGAACCGGCGTGAAGATCGTCTAAACAGTGAAAATCGAATGGACCGACGTGAAGACCGTGTAGATAGTCGAAGAAATGAAGATCGATTGGACCGACGTGAAGATCGAGTAACAAGTCGACGAAGTGAAGATCGAATTGACCGACACGAAGACCGTGTAGATAGTCGAAGTGAAGATCGATTGGATCGACGTGAAAATCGTCGAAGAAGTGCAGATCGAATGGACCGGCGTGAAGATCGTGCAGATCGTGAAAATACGATGAATCGTCGAGTTCGCGAAAGCCGTATGGATCGAAGAGTTCCTGTAACTGAAAGAGAGACTCTAGTCCGAATGGATAATCGAGATGTACTTATTCAGCGTATGCAATATGAACGCGACAATTTCCTTGATGGTATGCGCTCACGCAAAGTCAGACGAACAAACTTAAATCGAATGGAGCAGAGAGAAATGCGAAGACTTGATTTCGAAGACCAAGAAAGGAAAGACATATTGAAGCACGAACAACGACACGAAGAATTACGTGAAACAAGACCTGATCACGAACGCTTTAATGGCAATTCTGAGGGACGTCGAGACGATTCTCGAAGAAGAGACATGTTGTACATTGACAGCcaaaacattgaaatgaaGCGACCCGCAAGTGTTTATCCCATCGAACTGACTTGGAATGTTTGCCAGGCTCTCTTAGTCGGTGCAATCGTGTTGCAGCTTCTTAAGTACAAAAACGACATGGGCGAATTGAAGGG CTTCAATGGTTGTCACTTCCCACTGCTGTCTCCCGTCAAAGCCTTGTAA